The Ranitomeya variabilis isolate aRanVar5 chromosome 7, aRanVar5.hap1, whole genome shotgun sequence DNA window CCGCTTTTCTCCCTCCCCCCATCGCTACAGATCACATTTGTGGTGGGTGGGTCGTTATGTAATTATCGTGTAATTGAGTTTTCCCATCTTCTCTGGGGCTGGAGCCGCCGGGGGTCTGGTTACATGCAGCTCCCTGCTCTGCAGTGACCGGTAATGGCCGCCAGTCCGGCACCACGTGTAATAATGAATGACAGTGACTGCCGGGGATCAGATGAGTTTTCTTTAGATCATTGTccctaaaatacatttttgtattcTACTTTCTAACAAGCTGGAAAATAGCAGCAGAAACTACAATGAAAGCACAATTCAAAATAACCAACAGATCTAGCAGCAGCGCCGAGATGAGAAGAATGGAGAAGCGGGAAAATAAGAGGACAATAAGCGGGAAATTCAAAATCGCCAACCGTTCTgtgctcaaccaatcagagacgaacGGGAGGGGCTAACTGCAAATTTAGTACTAGAAATCTCGCTCCGGAAACGCGTCATCTCTGCGGTTCTCGCTCCGGTCCGCTTACTCGCTATATAAAGGAAGGACTCTGCGCTGATCAATCATCGTGTTCTGCTGACTACGTGGAAGATGTCTGGTCGCGGCAAAGGAGGAAAAGGTCTCGGGAAGGGCGGCgccaagcggcacaggaaggtgctcCGTGATAATATCCAGGGTatcaccaagcctgccatccgccgtctagctcgcagaggaggcgtcaagcgcatctccggcctcatctatgaggagactcgcggtgtcctgaaagtcttcctggagaacgtgatccgtgacgccgtcacctacaccgagcacgccaagaggaagaccgtcaccgccatggacgtggtgtacgcgctcaagcgccagggccgcactctctacggcttcggaggttaaTTGTGTTCTCTGCTCCATGCTCACACcccaaaggctcttttcagagccaccaaCATCTTACATGAGAGGCTGCACCTGACTGCTGGGGTCTAATGGTCACTGTGCTTGTGTGACTGCCAGTGCAGGCTTTATACGCTGTACATGTGTAAGGGGGGATATATCCGCACTGGGCCGTTCATAGTAATTTGTGCACAGTCCTACCATATTCTGCTGATACTACGGAGCAGAAATCCACGTCCTGATGTTGAGTAAAGGAGATTCTGACATATTGTATGTTCCTGCTCAGATCCGTGTGGGTTGTAGGAGGGCTGCGAATAGTGAAAGCGGCTGGATTGATGAATGGCCTCGGAGTGTAGACTCCTATGTGACCGCGTCCTGATCACTAGATTCTGGTATGGATGGCGGCTCCGGTGCCGAGGCCGCATTTTTTGGGCCACATGTCAGTCGATTTAATTTATAATAAATAATCTGCCATTACCAGTGGAACCCTGGAGGCAGCGGCACTAGGACCCAGAGCTGAGAGGACAGGGGTCTATAGCTACAGAAAGCGCTGCGCCACCGGTAGAGGAGCCGCACAGAAGCTCCCACAGCTGTGATGGGGACAGGACCTGCACGGGGCTGATAGAAATGGTGACATCGCTTTAGCCAGATGTGATACAAATCCGGAGAACAAACAACCTCCGCCGGCAAAGGAATGAGCCGCTAATGTTCTGCTGCGGGATGTGATCATCAATCGGACCGAGCACAGGAGATCTGCCGTCATCACAGAGCAGAGATTCATGGCTGAAGTGACTGATCCGGCTCCATGTTACTGAGATCACACACACGAGGGATAAGTACAGTTTATACCGGGGACAAAGCTCCTGGAGTCCTGAGGGAAGCCGGCTCCTCATAGAGCACTGCCTGCGGCTACTACCGAGACATCTCCCTGAATTCACAGCCTTCCACGCCGCAGGGTTTACAGTCCTGGCACCGCTGACTAGCCGCTTCCTGGATCTATGGGGGAATCGCCATTATCTGTCCCAATCACTGCACAAAGTCCTCCATCAATAAGGGCTAATTTCCTGCTATCTGCAGATTATTCTGAGGCCGAGTTCTGCGAGCGACACTCAATCTGCACTGACAGGCTGGCGGGAGAGGGGTTAATCCCTGTCAGTGCTTCTCCTCCGCTCCATCTACACAGGAGGAGGCTCCTCACTCACCGCTTATTATCCTGTGCAGATTCCCTGCGGTGTCCGCGCTGATCCTATCACTGCCCGTAAGACAAGTCTCCTATGTTCTGCCAGGAGCCTGAGGTGACGCTGCCGGGTCTCGGGTGGGGGAAGTCGCCGCTTCTGTAAAGCAAGTGTGTAGTGGGGATCAGCACACACACGGCCACTAAGGAGTTAAATGGAGGCGGATATTCCTGTATCTGGGATTGGTCGGCGCCTGCAGATGTCTCTCGCTCATTGGCTGATTACAGATCCGTTGCTGGTTTTGAATTTCCCGCTCAATCTCTGTACTTTGTCCATCGGATTAataccggcccctctgctgtagcggcggtcgctgtgtataccggtgggggcagctctaccccgctgataataccgggtcctgtccttccagctgtctgcccccaaacacgggAATGGGTTCTCTTATCGGTCGCCATTATTATTCTGGTGAGGTTATAATAGTCTTCAGAGGCGCTATCCGAAACATTAGTGTCCAGGACGTGGTCATCACACAGGAGTCTCCGTACCCGGTACACAGGGCGTCCATCTATCCAGCTGCCTCATACAGCCACATTCCCTGTGAATATTCGCTGCCCCCGTTCAGTATAATATGCAGCAGAATCAACACATTCACCTCACGGCAGGACTGTAGTAACCGCATCACACCGGGGTTTGTACTGTGCGCATAGAGGTCTCTGGGAGGCAGTGTGCGGATATATCCCCCATAAATCTGTTAGGTTTCTGTCATGCCCCCACACACGGGGATTGTTCTCCTGATCGGTCGCCATTATTATTCTGGGGAGGTTGTATCAGGATTAGATGGAGCCGAGTCTTTTCTCTATGATTCTGTATGAGACTCTTCTGGGGATGGAGCTGCTCGGGGACTTGATACATACAGCGATCCCCGATCTGCTCTAATAAATGAATCCATGAAGGGGTGAAAGGACATGTGACTTAGAGCAGAATCCTGGAGATCCCGGAGCTTGTGCTCTCAGCAGACGTGTCCGCAAACACACACAATGCCCTAAGTGCCGGGAGCAGAAGGGACGATCTCCCTCGGCAGTTTTAGCTCCAGTGCAGGATGATGCGCAGATCGGCGGATGTAGGGATTGTAGGTGGTCAGTGAATCGGAGTCCACAGTCAGGTGGGAGCTGGGAGGTCTGAATATCTGGTAGGAGCCCTGACTACAGATACAGCAGTGAATAGAGAGGAGTGCGGGGCGGCGGCGGCTGATTCCAGAACCAGATTCTCTGCAGATTGGGTTCCCATCGTTCAGATGTCTGCGATCCCTTTTAGTATCGGTCGCTGAATATTCTCATAGTGACGATGCTGGAGTATTTTTTTCGTCGATTTTAAATTTATTGAGctgttttttccccaaaaattaaatTCATGAGGCTGGAGCTGGAGCCACCTCCTGTGCTCGGTGGAACCGATCACATCCCGCTCCCTCCCCGCAGCTGGTATTATAGGGAACAGCTACTGCGCTACTAACCCGGGAACCAGACACCTGTGTGCTAGAAAGGCCGCAGATCAGTGAGGAGCAGGACGCCAAATACCGCGCACCATCTACATCTCACTAGGACACATCTGCAGATGAAGACGGAACAAAACCTAACGAGGCAGCGGAGAAGCAGCTCTTCTAGTGAGGGtgtgggtggctcttagaagagcctttggggtgaggagcagaggaaggagccgatcacttggcgctggtgt harbors:
- the LOC143784757 gene encoding histone H4, producing MSGRGKGGKGLGKGGAKRHRKVLRDNIQGITKPAIRRLARRGGVKRISGLIYEETRGVLKVFLENVIRDAVTYTEHAKRKTVTAMDVVYALKRQGRTLYGFGG